A region of Anolis sagrei isolate rAnoSag1 chromosome 2, rAnoSag1.mat, whole genome shotgun sequence DNA encodes the following proteins:
- the LOC132768214 gene encoding transmembrane protein 198-like has translation MDPTSLLPLVLSSDPRGFNQGATEPSEPAVDPCSLLSNRHYEVVPCIVCALCCIFGVVYCCFGYRCFKAIMFLSGLLFGSAVIFLLCYKERILDTQLSLEVSAGIALGIGVLCGLVTMLVHSVGLFLTGLLLGLLVATAGLVATEPLYEPPSAWVPAGSLLGSALLGAVLALRWQKALTVISTAVFGGAVLTLCLDYAVENLGMGQHIYDRLRLAPSSPLCWCGWAVLATWPALALMGILLQWKVTAEGFSHTDVVLNRRQKQLQLLRIRQREAKKRQSQGSQEGSYRHKPSAVKRCAGDVLAPSYIQSLRDRQQSGTGTSLSNLNANAHTTVDLDYDSGSTVPLTTPRGCL, from the exons ATGGATCCCACTTCGTTGCTTCCGCTGGTCTTGTCTTCCGACCCCCGGGGCTTTAACCAAGGGGCGACCGAACCCAGCGAGCCTGCCGTGGACCCCTGCAGCCTCCTTTCGAACAGGCACTATGAGGTGGTGCCTTGCATCGTCTGTGCTCTCTGCTGCATTTTTGGAGTTGTTTACTGCTGCTTTG GCTACCGTTGTTTCAAGGCTATCATGTTCCTCTCTGGGCTTCTCTTCGGTTCGGCCGTGATCTTCTTGCTCTGCTACAAGGAGCGCATCTTGGATACACAGCTGAGCCTGGAGGTCAGCGCCGGCATTGCCCTGGGCATCGGGGTCCTGTGTGGCTTAGTCACAATGCTAGTGCACTCGGTTGGGTTGTTCCTGACTGGGCTTCTGCTTGGTTTGCTGGTGGCCACCGCTGGGCTGGTGGCCACGGAGCCTTTATATGAGCCACCCAGCGCCTGGGTCCCCGCTGGGTCTCTGTTGGGCTCAGCCCTTTTGGGTGCTGTCTTGGCGTTGCGCTGGCAGAAAGCCCTCACAGTCATTTCCACAGCTGTTTTTGGGGGTGCAGTGCTGACCCTCTGCTTGGACTATGCGGTGGAGAACTTGGGTATGGGGCAGCACATCTATGACCGCCTCCGCTTGGCTCCTTCTTCCCCGCTCTGCTGGTGCGGCTGGGCCGTGCTGGCAACTTGGCCCGCTCTTGCCTTGATGGGAATCCTGCTGCAGTGGAAAGTGACCGCTGAAGGCTTCTCACACACAGATG TGGTCCTGAATCGGCGCCAGAAGCAGCTACAGCTGTTGCGGATTCGGCAACGTGAAGCCAAGAAGAGGCAGAGCCAAGGTTCCCAGGAAGGATCCTACCGACATAAGCCTAGTGCGGTCAAGCGCTGTGCAGGAGATGTCCTCGCACCA AGTTACATTCAGAGCCTGCGTGACCGCCAGCAATCGGGAACGGGCACTTCACTGAGCAATCTGAATGCCAACGCTCACACCACGGTGGACCTGGATTACGACTCTGGCTCTACGGTGCCTCTTACCACCCCTCGAGGCTGCCTCTGA